In the Afipia sp. GAS231 genome, CAGAACTTCTCATACGCCTCCGAAACGAGCAGATGGACGCAGCCTTTCTAAGAACGCCCATGGCCGAGCCGGAGCACCTTGTCATCGCCCCCTTGATCGAGGAACCGATGGTGGTGGCCTTGCCCAACGCTCATGCGCTGGTTCAGAACGACGGTGACCGCGCGGCATTGTCATTGAAAGACCTCGCCGGCGAAACCTTCATCGTCTACGCGCGCCAACATGGGCCGGGACTGTATGACGCGACGACTGTGGCGTGCCTCAAGGCAGGCTTCAGCCCACGCCTCGGCCAGGAAGCCCCTCGCGTCACATCGGCGCTGGGTCTCGTCGCCGCCGGACTTGGCATTTCTGTCGTGCCGGCTTCCATGCAGCGAATGGCGATGGACGGTGTAGCTTACCGTCGGCTCAAGGGCGCCGCGCAACCGAAGGCCGTTCTGACTCTCGCATCGCGCCGCGGCGACCCCTCAGCGGTGGTTCGCAACTTCCTGAGCCTGGTTAGGCGAACCGCGAAAAACTTCCAAGCCGATTCGGAAAAAGCGGCATAGCCCGAACGGCTGCGCCACAATGGCGTAACCATTTTTTCACGGCGTCGGGCCGAACGCAATTGTTGGCTTTCATGGCCGCGCGATCGCTGCCCGTGCCCGGCGAAACGAATGAAAATTATGATTCGCCGGCATGATATATGCAAGCTCGCTGTTTCGCCCCCCGGAGCGGCCCATGCCGGCAACACGCGGTGAAATGCCCATGATTGAAACCCTGATCACGTGTTTACCCAAATGCGAACTGCACATTCACATCGAGGGCAGCCTCGAGCCGGAACTGATGTTTGCGTTGGCGCACCGCAACGGCATTTCGCTGCCCTATGAATCGGTCGAGGCGTTGCGCCGGGCCTATCAATTTTCGAACCTGCAGGATTTCCTCGACATCTACTATCAGGGCATGTCCGTCCTGATCACGGAACAGGATTTCTACGATCTGGCGTGGGCCTACCTGGAGCGGGCGCGCGCCGACAACCTCGTGCACGTCGAAATGTTTTTCGATCCGCAGGGCCATACCTCCAGGGGCGTTGCGTTCGCCACCGTGATCAACGGCCTGCATCGCGCCATCGTCGATGCCGAAAAAACGCTGGGCATCCGTGCCAGCCTGATCATGTGCTTCCTGCGCCACCTCGACGAGGCCGATGCCGAGAAGACGCTGGATGCCGCGCTGGCGTTCAGGGACCGCATCGTCGGCGTCGGCCTCGATTCATCGGAAGCCGGGCATCCGCCGAGCAAGTTCAAGCGCGTCTTCAACCGCGCCCGCGATGCCGGCTTCTTCCTCTCGGCCCACGCCGGCGAGGAAGGCCCGCCGAGCTACATCTGGGAAGCGCTCGACGTGCTCGGCGTCGGGCGCATCGACCACGGTATCCGCTCGATGGAAGACCAGGTGCTGGTCGGCAGGCTGGCGCGGGACAAGACCGCGCTGACCGTGTGCCCGCTGTCAAACCTGCGGCTAAAGGTGGTTGATGACCTCGCCAACCATCCGCTGCGGCGAATGCTGGACAAGGGACTGGTGGTGACCGTCAACTCCGACGATCCCGCTTATTTCGGCGGCTACGTGAACCAGAATTTTCGCGCGGTGTCGGAGGCATTGGGGCTCGGTCGCGACGAGATCGTCGCGCTGGTTCGCAACGGGATTGAGGCGTCGCTGATGACGGCTGACGAGAAGAGCAAGGCATTTGCGGAGATCGATCGGGTCATCGCCGCGATCGGATGAGGCACCGCAACGCATTGCCGATTGCGTGGTTCATTTGACGGGAGTCGAAAAAGGACTGGCCGGCTGCTCGGCGCGGATGAAATTGGCCAGCGCGCGCGCCGCCGGCGCCAGTGATCCTCTGGCCGGAACGACAACGGCGGTCTCCAGCGAGATCTTGAGGTCCAGTGGCCGGAACACCAGGGCTTTGTCTGGACGCAGTTCAAGCGGGAACGGATTTAGAACGGCAATTCCAAGACCTGCCCGCACCATTTCGGCCAGAAACACCGAGGTCGTTGCTTCTGCGACGATCAGCGGCTCGGC is a window encoding:
- a CDS encoding LysR substrate-binding domain-containing protein: MAMELRHLRFFIAVAEEGHITRAAERLGIQQPPLSQRIKAIERELDVQLFRRKARGVELTEAGRVFLDNARAMLAHNERAIDSTRRTARGEQGRLCVGVTPTGPFHPFVPRVIRAFREAFPLVSLTLEECLSPELLIRLRNEQMDAAFLRTPMAEPEHLVIAPLIEEPMVVALPNAHALVQNDGDRAALSLKDLAGETFIVYARQHGPGLYDATTVACLKAGFSPRLGQEAPRVTSALGLVAAGLGISVVPASMQRMAMDGVAYRRLKGAAQPKAVLTLASRRGDPSAVVRNFLSLVRRTAKNFQADSEKAA
- a CDS encoding adenosine deaminase, with translation MPATRGEMPMIETLITCLPKCELHIHIEGSLEPELMFALAHRNGISLPYESVEALRRAYQFSNLQDFLDIYYQGMSVLITEQDFYDLAWAYLERARADNLVHVEMFFDPQGHTSRGVAFATVINGLHRAIVDAEKTLGIRASLIMCFLRHLDEADAEKTLDAALAFRDRIVGVGLDSSEAGHPPSKFKRVFNRARDAGFFLSAHAGEEGPPSYIWEALDVLGVGRIDHGIRSMEDQVLVGRLARDKTALTVCPLSNLRLKVVDDLANHPLRRMLDKGLVVTVNSDDPAYFGGYVNQNFRAVSEALGLGRDEIVALVRNGIEASLMTADEKSKAFAEIDRVIAAIG